CGAGGCTGCCGAGGCCCATGCCAATGCTCGTGGCGGCGTCCTTCGCCTCGTAGCCCGCAGCGTCCTCGTCGGGGTGGAGACGGCAGCTCACCATCTCGACCACGGTGAGCAGCACGAAGGCGGGTATCGACCACAGCACGACATCGGGCAGGTTCGGCATGCCTGAACCGTAGGACCGCGATCCTGCCCGGACCAGACGTTGTTACCCACAAGTATTACCGACGGTACGCGCTTGCTTCTTGGCGATGTCCGCCAATCCGGTCCTGGCGATGCCCGCCAATCCGGCGAGGCCGCCCGGCCGGCCGGCTGAGGGTCGTTCAGACGTACGCCTCACGAAAGGACAGACCGGACAAGACGCCTGAGGGACCATCGGAAGGGCGGAGCGTGCGCACCTGACGGACGGCGCTGTCAGTCGTGGCCCGTATCCTCAGGAACCATGCTGGAAGACCTGACGACCGCGGCGTTCTCTCCCACGTCGTGGCCGGCCGCGTATCCCCAGGGGTACGCGGTCGTTGACGTGGAGACCACGGGCCTGGCCCGGGACGACCGCATCATCTCCGCGGCCGTCTACCGGCTGGACGCGCGCGGCGAGGTCGAGGACCACTGGTACACGACGGTCAACCCCGAGCGCGACCCCGGCCCTGTGTGGATCCACGGACTGACGAGCGAGGCGCTCGAGGGCGCGCCCCTCTTCCCGGACATCGCCGAGGAGTTCACGGCCCGGCTTCAGGGCCGGGTGCTCGTCGCGCACAACGCCGTCTTCGACTGGCAGATGATCGCCCGGGAGTACGCGCGCGCGAAGTGCGAGGCGCCGGTACGGCAGCGGCTGTGCACCATCGCGCTCTCCAAGGAGCTCGGGCTTCCGCTGCCCAACCACAAGCTGGAGTCGCTCGCCGCGCACTTCGGCGTCGTCCAGCGGCGGGCACACCACGCGCTGGACGACGCGCGCGTGCTGGCGGAGGCGTTCCGGCCCAGCCTCAGGGCCGCGGCGGCGAACGGCGTACGGCTGCCGCTGCACGAGTGCCGGCCGCTGACGGAGTGGTCGGACCGCCCTGCGACGCCCCGCATCGGGCAGCAGGCGGGCCACGGCGGTTACCGCGGGGGCAGT
This region of Streptomyces caelestis genomic DNA includes:
- a CDS encoding DEDDh family exonuclease, with the protein product MLEDLTTAAFSPTSWPAAYPQGYAVVDVETTGLARDDRIISAAVYRLDARGEVEDHWYTTVNPERDPGPVWIHGLTSEALEGAPLFPDIAEEFTARLQGRVLVAHNAVFDWQMIAREYARAKCEAPVRQRLCTIALSKELGLPLPNHKLESLAAHFGVVQRRAHHALDDARVLAEAFRPSLRAAAANGVRLPLHECRPLTEWSDRPATPRIGQQAGHGGYRGGSWRPSRKRPACPYPNPGRYEAGGRLKQGMRVAFSGDTSIERDLLEDRATEAGLHVATSLSRLTSLLVTNDPESGTSKVVKARQFGTPIVDEAAFGQLLADVEPASEE